The genome window TAACCTCGTTCACGGCTTTTGCCCAAAACAACGACGAGAAGGGCGTTCAGGCGGCGATTGACCAGATGTTCGATGGCATGCGAAAAGCCGACACCACTCTCTTTAAGTCGGTTTTTATTCCTACCTCCACACTCATGAGCGTTGGAAAAACCAAGGACGGTCTGACGTCAGTGAGGCAGGAATCCATCCCGCAGTTTGTGGCTTCGGTCGGCAAGCAAAAGCCCGGTGCCCTCGATGAGCGGTTATCTGGTTACGAGATTAAAATCGACGGAGAACTGGCCACTGCCTGGACGCCTTATACTTTCTATTACAACCAGCAAAAAAGCCACTGCGGTGTCAACGCGTTTACGCTGGTCAAGATAGAAGGGAAATGGAAAATCCAGAACATTATCGACACCCGCCGGAAAGACGGCTGCCCGGATTTACCCAAGCCTTGATTATTCCCCCAACCAGTTTGGGGGCCGCTTTTCCAGAAAGGCGGCCATGCCTTCCTTAGCGTCGGCCGTCTGCTGAATTTGCCGGAACTGCTCATGCAGGTAAGCCTGCTGTTCCGCCCGTGGAATGGCTTTCAATTGTTGATACGCCCGTAAGCCCGCTTGCATGGCCGCCGGAGAGTATTTTTTTAGATCGGTCACCAACTGACTGACAGCCGCATCCAGATCTTCCTTTTTCACGAATTCGGTCACCAAACC of Tellurirhabdus bombi contains these proteins:
- a CDS encoding nuclear transport factor 2 family protein, whose product is MKKVLFLLFSLTSFTAFAQNNDEKGVQAAIDQMFDGMRKADTTLFKSVFIPTSTLMSVGKTKDGLTSVRQESIPQFVASVGKQKPGALDERLSGYEIKIDGELATAWTPYTFYYNQQKSHCGVNAFTLVKIEGKWKIQNIIDTRRKDGCPDLPKP